A genomic region of Miscanthus floridulus cultivar M001 chromosome 3, ASM1932011v1, whole genome shotgun sequence contains the following coding sequences:
- the LOC136542580 gene encoding protein NRT1/ PTR FAMILY 8.3-like — protein MEEGGEHTSLLVKADASCHGKETQSLLEANLGPQLKSKCSDWRAPALILGLECLESMAFNGIATNLVVYLRSVLHGGIASSASTVSLWYGTSFFVPMLGAAIADTCLGNYKTILISLIMYLIGMVLITVATFLPSTSILCDVSSCLSSNGTQTVIFFAGLYLTAVGCGGVRSALLPFGANQFNNENNLVDIKRRRNFFSSFYICVIFGVITSGTIIVWVQENVSWAIGYGVATTCIGLALIGFLVGTPIFQQDEPCGSPVKSIFQVIVASFRNMTLEVPADSSLLYEVRSNHIQRTILAHSDDFRFLDKAAVISDPSLVYGGCRSSWSLCAVTEVEELKILIRLLPIWVTGIFFAAAISQMHTTFIQQGAVMNTKIGSLSIPPASLYSFEVICVTLWVLSMNKVLVPATRTYFANGAELTQLQRIGIGRFLMIFAMAMAALLETKRLQSVQEGELLSIVWQLPQYFVIAGAECFAVITQLEFFHGQAPDSMKSILTAFALLTTALGNYLSSAIITLIAWVTRVWHSPGWIPDDLNKGHLDYYYWCLTAISLVNFVVYLYFASKYKLKKVVIC, from the exons ATGGAGGAGGGAGGCGAGCACACGAGTCTTCTGGTCAAG GCTGATGCATCATGTCATGGCAAGGAAACACAGAGTCTATTGGAAGCAAATCTAGGGCCACAGCTGAAAAGTAAATGCTCTGACTGGAGAGCACCGGCACTCATCCTGG GATTGGAATGCTTGGAGAGCATGGCTTTTAATGGCATTGCCACAAACCTAGTTGTGTATCTCCGTTCAGTCCTCCATGGTGGTATTGCTTCCAGTGCATCAACAGTATCTCTTTGGTACGGGACAAGCTTCTTTGTGCCAATGCTTGGAGCCGCCATAGCAGATACTTGCTTGGGAAATTATAAGACCATCCTGATCTCCCTTATCATGTACCTAATT GGAATGGTACTGATTACAGTTGCAACATTTCTGCCTTCTACTTCAATCTTATGCGATGTCAGCTCATGCTTGTCATCAAATGGAACTCAAACCGTGATTTTCTTTGCTGGTTTGTATCTCACTGCTGTTGGATGTGGAGGAGTAAGATCTGCATTGCTTCCATTTGGTGCAAACCAGTTCAACAACGAGAACAATTTAGTAGACATAAAAAGGAGAAGAAATTTCTTCAGTTCATTCTATATATGTGTCATCTTTGGTGTGATTACTTCTGGGACAATTATAGTTTGGGTTCAGGAAAATGTGAGCTGGGCTATAGGATATGGAGTTGCCACTACATGCATAGGTCTTGCTTTGATAGGATTTCTGGTGGGAACACCAATATTCCAACAAGATGAGCCTTGTGGTTCTCCAGTGAAGAGTATTTTCCAGGTTATTGTTGCCTCTTTTAGGAACATGACCTTGGAAGTACCTGCTGATAGCTCTCTTCTGTATGAGGTCAGGAGCAACCACATACAAAGGACAATACTTGCTCACTCCGATGATTTTAG GTTCTTAGATAAGGCAGCAGTTAtttctgatccaagcttggtgtATGGAGGGTGTCGAAGCTCATGGAGTTTATGTGCGGTTACTGAAGTTGAGGAACTGAAAATACTTATCCGCTTACTCCCAATATGGGTGACTGGAATATTCTTTGCTGCTGCGATCTCTCAAATGCACACCACTTTCATTCAGCAGGGAGCTGTGATGAACACCAAGATTGGTTCCCTGTCCATTCCACCAGCATCCTTGTACTCATTTGAAGTGATATGTGTCACGCTCTGGGTACTTTCTATGAACAAAGTGCTTGTGCCGGCAACCAGAACGTATTTTGCAAATGGAGCAGAGCTCACACAGTTACAGAGGATTGGAATCGGTCGTTTCCTGATGATCTTTGCTATGGCAATGGCCGCACTTCTAGAAACCAAGAGGTTGCAGAGTGTTCAGGAGGGGGAACTGCTAAGCATTGTATGGCAGCTTCCACAGTACTTCGTCATTGCTGGGGCTGAGTGCTTCGCAGTCATCACTCAGCTGGAGTTCTTCCATGGCCAGGCCCCAGACTCCATGAAGAGCATATTAACAGCATTCGCGTTGCTCACCACTGCCCTTGGGAATTACTTGAGCTCAGCTATCATCACGCTCATTGCATGGGTGACCAGGGTATGGCATAGCCCTGGATGGATACCAGATGATCTGAACAAGGGACACCTTGATTACTACTACTGGTGTCTTACAGCCATCTCGTTGGTGAATTTTGTTGTGTATCTGTATTTTGCTAGTAAATACAAATTGAAGAAAGTTGTTATCTGCTAA
- the LOC136547147 gene encoding small ribosomal subunit protein mL104 (rPPR9)-like encodes MWRRQLLRRLFPSPATGVTSAPPSPFLRHLSTSSTPIPTPATSLASSLASALTALSTTPPPSTTPDAYFSLHFSDVRPTNALLAEALELSPPATSRAAADLFRFLVRCRSLHPSDGALAPVVRHLARRRDFPAVRALIQEFPTALGPATLDAYLQQLARAGRPTDAVKVFDELPEQLRNREALTLLVSALSAEGFPSHAERAAKKVANEIFPDDNICSLLVSGYANAGKLDHALRLIGETRRGGFQPGLVAYNAVLDCVCRLCRKKDPLRMPMEAEKFLVDMEANGIPRDAGTFRVLITNFCKIRKTEDAMNLFRRMGEWGCSPDADTYLVLIRSLYQAARTSEGDEMMTWMRSAGFGDKLDRKAYYGFIKILCGIERVEHAVKVFRMMKGYGHTPGVKSYSLLIEKLARHNLGDRSNALFREAAARGVPVAQGEYNIDKRYVKAKKEKKVKKRLTLPEKMRLKSKRLYKLRMSFVKKPKRRMIRG; translated from the coding sequence ATGTGGCGCCGCCAGCTCCTCCGCCGCCTATTCCCATCTCCGGCCACGGGCGTCACCTCCGCGCCCCCTTCGCCTTTCCTGCGACACCTCTCTACCTCAAGCACCCCGATCCCGACCCCGGCTACTTCCCTCGCCTCCTCCCTCGCTTCGGCGCTCACCGCGCTCTCCACGACCCCGCCGCCATCCACTACCCCGGACGCCTACTTCTCCCTCCACTTCTCCGACGTGCGCCCCACCAACGCGCTCCTCGCCGAGGCGCTCGAGCTCTCCCCGCCCGCCACCTCCCGCGCCGCTGCCGACCTCTTCCGCTTCCTCGTCCGCTGCCGCTCGCTCCACCCCTCCGACGGCGCGCTCGCGCCCGTCGTTCGCCACCTCGCTCGTCGCCGCGACTTCCCCGCCGTGCGCGCGCTTATCCAGGAGTTTCCCACCGCTCTCGGGCCCGCCACGCTCGATGCCTATCTCCAGCAGCTCGCCAGAGCCGGGCGCCCAACGGACGCTGTCAAGGTGTTCGACGAATTGCCGGAGCAGCTCCGTAACCGCGAGGCTCTTACTTTGCTGGTCTCCGCCCTTTCTGCCGAGGGCTTCCCCTCGCACGCAGAGCGTGCTGCCAAGAAGGTCGCCAATGAGATCTTCCCAGATGACAATATCTGCAGTTTGCTGGTATCTGGCTATGCCAATGCTGGTAAGCTCGACCATGCGCTAAGGTTGATTGGTGAGACACGCAGGGGTGGGTTCCAGCCAGGATTGGTTGCATACAATGCTGTTCTTGATTGTGTCTGTCGGCTCTGTCGCAAGAAGGACCCACTGAGGATGCCTATGGAAGCGGAAAAGTTCTTAGTTGACATGGAAGCCAATGGCATTCCCCGTGATGCAGGGACATTTCGGGTTCTGATCACAAATTTTTGCAAGATCCGCAAGACAGAGGATGCCATGAATCTGTTCCGGCGTATGGGTGAGTGGGGCTGCTCACCAGATGCTGACACGTACTTGGTCCTCATCAGGAGCTTGTACCAAGCTGCCCGGACTTCAGAGGGGGATGAGATGATGACGTGGATGCGGTCTGCAGGATTTGGAGATAAACTTGATAGGAAGGCATACTATGGATTCATCAAGATTTTGTGTGGAATTGAGAGGGTTGAGCATGCTGTCAAGGTATTCCGTATGATGAAGGGTTATGGGCATACTCCTGGAGTAAAATCATATAGCTTGCTCATTGAGAAGCTGGCTAGGCACAATTTAGGGGATCGTTCCAATGCACTGTTCAGGGAGGCAGCTGCACGTGGTGTACCTGTGGCACAAGGAGAGTATAATATTGACAAAAGGTATGTCAAagcaaagaaggagaagaaggtgaagaagaggctGACTTTGCCGGAGAAGATGAGGTTGAAGAGCAAGAGGTTATACAAGCTCAGAATGAGCTTTGTCAAGAAGCCCAAGCGTCGAATGATCCGGGGTTAA
- the LOC136547148 gene encoding aspartic proteinase nepenthesin-1-like has protein sequence MAQFAVRSLLLSLLLVSPALASPGIAKLNSSSPLFGIEFPPFNTAVAVTGCDSKLAAAEAAVGEQKQPASPSPSLKLHMNRRTTSAGGTRKESLLDLANKDAVRIETMHRRAARSGGDRTPGSSSPRRALSERMVATVESGVAVGSGEYLMDVYVGTPPRRFRMIMDTGSDLNWLQCAPCLDCFEQLGPVFDPAASSSYRNVTCGDQRCGLVAPPPEAAPRACRRPGEDSCPYYYWYGDQSNTTGDLALESFTVNLTAPGASRRVDGVVFGCGHWNRGLFHGAAGLLGLGRGPLSFASQLRAVYGHTFSYCLVEHGSDVASKVVFGEDDALSLAAAHPQLNYTAFAPASSPADTFYYVKLKGVLVGGELLNISSDTWDVGSEGGSGGTIIDSGTTLSYFVEPAYQVIRQAFIDRMSRSYPLVPDFPVLSPCYNVSGVERPEVPELSLLFADGAVWDFPAENYFIRLEDGIMCLAVLGTPRTGMSIIGNFQQQNFHVVYDLHNNRLGFAPRRCAEV, from the coding sequence ATGGCGCAGTTCGCGGTGCGGTCGCTGCTGCTGTCCTTGCTCCTGGTCTCGCCAGCTTTGGCTTCGCCCGGTATCGCGAAGCTCAACTCGTCGTCACCCCTCTTTGGCATCGAGTTCCCGCCGTTCAACACCGCCGTCGCCGTCACCGGCTGCGACAGCAAGCTGGCTGCAGCCGAGGCGGCGGTGGGTGAGCAGAAGCAGCCGGCGAGCCCGTCCCCGTCGCTGAAGCTGCACATGAACCGCCGCACCACCTCGGCGGGCGGGACACGGAAAGAGTCCTTGTTAGATTTGGCCAACAAGGACGCCGTCCGCATCGAGACGATGCACCGGAGAGCGGCGCGCTCCGGCGGGGACCGGACGCCGGGGTCTTCGTCTCCTCGGCGGGCGCTGTCGGAGCGGATGGTGGCGACGGTGGAGTCCGGCGTGGCGGTCGGGTCCGGCGAGTACCTGATGGACGTCTACGTCGGCACGCCGCCGCGGCGTTTCCGGATGATCATGGACACCGGCAGCGACCTCAACTGGCTGCAGTGCGCGCCGTGCCTGGACTGCTTCGAGCAGCTTGGCCCCGTGTTCGACCCCGCCGCGTCCTCCTCCTACCGCAACGTCACCTGCGGCGACCAGCGCTGCGGCCTCGTCGCGCCGCCGCCTGAGGCGGCGCCGAGGGCGTGCCGCCGCCCCGGGGAGGACTCCTGCCCCTACTACTACTGGTACGGGGACCAGTCCAACACCACGGGCGACCTGGCGCTGGAGTCCTTCACGGTCAACCTCACGGCCCCCGGCGCGTCCCGCCGCGTGGACGGCGTCGTGTTCGGGTGCGGGCACTGGAACCGCGGCCTCTTCCACGGCGCGGCGGGCCTGCTGGGCCTCGGCCGGGGCCCGCTGTCGTTCGCGTCCCAGCTCCGCGCCGTGTACGGCCACACCTTCTCCTACTGCCTGGTGGAACACGGCAGCGACGTCGCCAGCAAGGTGGTGTTCGGGGAGGACGACGCCTTGTCGCTGGCGGCGGCGCATCCGCAGCTCAATTACACGGCGTTCGCGCCCGCGTCGTCGCCGGCGGACACGTTCTACTACGTGAAGCTCAAGGGCGTGCTGGTCGGCGGTGAGCTGCTCAACATCAGCTCGGACACGTGGGATGTGGGCAGCGAGGGCGGATCCGGAGGCACCATAATCGACTCCGGCACCACGCTGAGCTACTTCGTGGAGCCGGCGTACCAGGTGATCCGGCAAGCCTTCATCGATCGCATGAGCAGGTCATACCCTCTGGTCCCGGACTTCCCGGTGCTGAGCCCGTGCTACAACGTGTCCGGCGTGGAGCGGCCGGAGGTGCCGGAGCTGTCGCTGTTGTTCGCCGACGGTGCCGTGTGGGACTTCCCCGCGGAGAACTACTTCATCCGGCTGGAGGACGGCATCATGTGCCTGGCGGTCCTGGGCACCCCGCGGACCGGCATGTCCATCATCGGTAACTTCCAGCAGCAGAACTTCCACGTCGTCTACGACCTGCACAACAACCGGCTGGGCTTCGCGCCGCGGCGGTGCGCCGAGGTGTAG